A stretch of Balaenoptera ricei isolate mBalRic1 chromosome 9, mBalRic1.hap2, whole genome shotgun sequence DNA encodes these proteins:
- the LOC132372127 gene encoding cytochrome c oxidase assembly factor 1 homolog encodes MSVLLGKQVFFTGVAASGGCALLYYLIQKAFSRASYYQWALEHLRSHPEALEALGTPLNVHYLRLTDKYNFVDIADAKLKIPVSGPKSEGYLYVSSSRDAPFKRWNLQEVFLELKDGQQIPLFKPSGENSNELKKE; translated from the exons ATGTCAGTGCTTCTGGGGAAACAGGTCTTTTTTACCGGcgtggcggctagcgggggctgcGCCCTTTTGTACTACCTGATACAGA AAGCTTTTTCCAGGGCTTCCTATTACCAGTGGGCGTTGGAGCATCTGCGCAGTCACCCTGAGGCGCTGGAAGCTCTGGGCACTCCTCTCAACGTTCACTACCTCCGCCTCACCGACAAGTACAACTTCGTGGACATTGCCGACGCAAAG TTGAAGATTCCTGTCTCTGGACCCAAGTCAGAGGGCTATCTCTATGTCAGCTCATCCAGAGATGCCCCCTTTAAGAG GTGGAACCTTCAGGAGGTCTTCTTAGAGCTCAAGGATGGCCAGCAGATTCCCTTGTTCAAGCCCAGTGGGGAGAACAGCAACGAGCTGAAAAAGGAGTGA